In Ascochyta rabiei chromosome 2, complete sequence, one genomic interval encodes:
- a CDS encoding ssDNA endonuclease and repair protein rad10, whose product MDDKSTRPGDAARTASTPAAHATRPSAAPTTAPPTAPPTAPKVQQPKPQSLPSRAGPSSILVSPRQKGNPILNNVKSTAWEYSDIPADYVLGATTCALFLSLKYHRLHPEYIYNRIRDLKGQYDLRIVLTMVDVENHEDSLRELSKTSLVNNVTIMLCWSAQEAGRYLELFKTFEHAAPTSIRAKQSSTYSENMVEFITVPRGINKTDAVGLVSNFGSIRTAINAGPEEIGLIAGWGDKKVQRWCNAVKEPFRVRKAARRGLALENTQANTSRDNSMAEGESQTSGEPHVQAMARQRLEDAVPVALAMQQATATSKANTDADRRSEYRPAEVSNEFEDDEEALQEISQAPEPTTSRPAKRKQIEDNVSDGVMAALNKLRKQ is encoded by the coding sequence ATGGATGACAAGAGCACTCGCCCTGGCGATGCCGCCCGCACTGCCAGCACACCAGCGGCGCACGCAACGCGTCCCTCTGCGGCCCCTACCACCGCACCGCCCACcgcaccgcccaccgcccccAAGGTCCAGCAGCCCAAGCCCCAGTCCTTGCCGTCGCGCGCCGGCCCCAGCTCCATCCTCGTTTCGCCGCGCCAAAAGGGCAACCCAATCTTAAACAATGTCAAGTCGACCGCCTGGGAATACTCAGACATCCCCGCCGATTACGTCCTGGGTGCCACAACATGCGCGCTGTTCCTGTCGCTCAAGTACCACCGCCTGCACCCGGAGTACATCTACAACCGCATCCGCGATCTCAAGGGCCAGTACGACCTGCGCATCGTGCTGACCATGGTCGATGTCGAGAACCACGAAGACTCGCTGCGAGAGCTGTCCAAGACGTCGCTGGTCAACAACGTCACAATCATGCTGTGCTGGAGCGCGCAAGAGGCAGGTCGCTACCTGGAGCTCTTCAAGACTTTCGAGCACGCTGCCCCAACGAGCATCCGTGCCAAGCAGTCGTCCACCTACTCTGAGAACATGGTCGAGTTCATCACTGTCCCGCGTGGCATCAACAAGACGGATGCTGTTGGTCTGGTCTCCAACTTTGGGAGCATTCGGACTGCCATCAATGCTGGGCCAGAAGAGATTGGCTTGATCGCAGGCTGGGGAGACAAAAAAGTCCAGCGCTGGTGCAACGCAGTGAAAGAACCCTTCAGGGTCAGGAAAGCTGCAAGGCGAGGTCTTGCTCTGGAGAACACCCAGGCAAACACTTCCAGAGACAACTCCATGGCTGAAGGCGAAAGCCAAACATCAGGAGAGCCGCATGTTCAAGCAATGGCGCGTCAGAGATTGGAGGATGCTGTGCCGGTAGCTCTTGCGATGCAGCAAGCTACCGCAACCTCAAAGGCCAACACAGATGCAGACAGACGGTCTGAATACCGTCCTGCTGAAGTTTCGAATGAGTTTGAGGATGATGAAGAAGCTCTGCAAGAGATCAGCCAAGCGCCCGAGCCTACCACGTCCAGGCCTGCAAAGCGGAAGCAAATAGAAGATAATGTCAGCGATGGCGTCATGGCGGCACTAAACAAGCTGAGAAAGCAGTAA
- a CDS encoding Proline--tRNA ligase, which produces MVLHTWRAAPRAHALSLSTWGSGGTRCISTDRRNRLSKFWTPTGGLSPQDGEQDESHALLVRGGYLRQAHSGVFHLLPLGLRVQNKLEALIDKHMESIGASKTSLSSITTEELWKQSGRYSSNSELLRLKDRKDSGFLLSPTHEEEITALVASMVHSYKDLPLRLYQTGRKYRDERRPRQGLLRAKEFMMKDLYTFDSTVEAGLETYKSVREAYKNLFDELKLPYLVADADSGNMGGKLSHEYHFVSPKGEDNVWSCDSCEYVANEELVEKKTPSAAPADAKPLTFTGISMDRKTKIEIHVPRPSDLAADASPTWDQISTYTNLHALKKAVPSPIELDTGIESSTLTTLLPQTTSTTAITDKSLSPSSTATDLTITREGDSCPHCAAGHLHVQKAIEVGHTFHLGTRYSEPLHAYIAGPDAATMWSPMQMGCHGIGVSRLIGAIAALLSDARGLQWPRAVAPFEVAVLPTPQVPDEAATALYDAVGGGGGVDVVLDDRVGKGLGWKMKDADLIGYPVVLVMGRGWKDRGEVEVQCRRLGVKKDVGLGELKSEVESLLERL; this is translated from the exons ATGGTGCTGCACACATGGAGAGCTGCACCTCGAGCGCATGCGCTAAGTCTATCCACATGGGGCAGTGGAGGCACAAGATGCATTTCG ACGGACAGGAGAAATCGATTATCAAAGTTCTGGACCCCAACTGGAGGACTCTCACCACAAGACGGGGAGCAAGATGAATCACATGCACTCCTAGTACGCGGCGGCTATCTTCGACAAGCTCACTCCGGAGTGTTCCATCTTCTCCCACTAGGGCTGCGTGTGCAGAACAAGCTGGAAGCTCTTATCGACAAGCACATGGAGTCAATTGGCGCCTCGAAAACATCCCTCTCATCCATCACCACAGAAGAGCTGTGGAAGCAATCGGGACGCTACTCCTCGAACTCAGAACTCCTGCGACTCAAAGACCGCAAAGACTCTGGATTCTTGTTGTCACCCACCCATGAAGAGGAAATCACCGCACTGGTAGCCTCCATGGTCCATTCCTACAAAGACCTGCCTCTCCGACTCTACCAAACGGGTCGAAAATACCGTGACGAGCGACGGCCCAGACAAGGACTTCTTCGCGCGAAAGAGTTCATGATGAAAGACCTCTACACATTCGATTCTACAGTTGAAGCCGGACTGGAAACATACAAGTCTGTCCGTGAAGCTTACAAGAATCTCTTCGACGAGCTCAAACTTCCCTATCTTGTAGCAGACGCTGACTCCGGCAACATGGGCGGCAAGCTCAGCCACGAGTATCACTTCGTCTCACCAAAGGGCGAGGACAATGTCTGGTCGTGCGACTCCTGCGAGTACGTCGCAAATGAAGAGCTGGTGGAGAAGAAGACCCCCTCCGCAGCACCAGCAGACGCCAAACCCCTCACATTCACCGGTATCAGCATGGACCGCAAGACCAAGATCGAAATCCACGTACCCCGACCCTCGGACCTCGCCGCAGACGCCTCACCAACCTGGGACCAAATATCGACCTACACCAACCTGCACGCCCTGAAGAAAGCCGTGCCCTCCCCCATTGAACTCGATACGGGCATCGAATCCAGCACCCTAACCACCCTCCTCCCACAAACAACGTCAACAACTGCCATCACCGACAAATCTCTCTCCCCGTCCTCTACAGCCACAGACCTAACCATCACACGCGAAGGGGACAGCTGTCCCCACTGCGCCGCAGGGCATCTACACGTCCAAAAAGCCATCGAAGTAGGCCACACCTTCCACCTGGGGACGCGGTACTCGGAGCCGCTACACGCATACATTGCGGGGCCCGACGCAGCGACGATGTGGTCGCCCATGCAGATGGGCTGCCACGGGATCGGCGTCTCACGCCTCATCGGCGCCATTGCCGCGCTGCTGTCCGACGCGCGCGGTCTGCAGTGGCCGCGCGCCGTGGCGCCGTTCGAGGTTGCGGTTCTGCCGACCCCGCAGGTTCCCGATGAGGCGGCGACGGCGCTGTATGATGCTGTTGGTGGGGGTGGGGGCGTTGATGTTGTGCTTGATGATCGCGTGGGCAAGGGGCTCGGGTGGAAGATGAAGGATGCGGATCTCATTGGGTATCCGGTTGTGCTTGTTATGGGCCGTGGGTGGAAGGATAGAGGGGAGGTGGAAGTGCAGTGTCGCCGGTTGGGGGTGAAGAAGGATGTTGGTCTCGGTGAGTTGAAGAGCGAAGTCGAGAGCTTGCTGGAGCGGTTGTAG